In Danaus plexippus chromosome 8, MEX_DaPlex, whole genome shotgun sequence, the sequence ACATAAACATCTATCTACTCTCTATATACTGCTCACGATTAAGTCTAAGCCTTCATTTATTTCGATGTTAAactctatattatatactaggCTGTGggtattgtaattatattacattaatttaatatacgtacttattaaataaatcgtatTCGCGTATTTCCATATTTGGGCTcaaaaatatggaaatataCAAGTGTTTCATacaattaacttaattattcaAGCTAAAATCACATTTGTAGCAACTATGTATTTGAGAGCgactaaatatttacattaaaaactatttcgttataatatttacaataaactgaataatttaagttttttttttcattaatctcTAATTACGTAATCAGAGTATATTTACATCAACTATCACCTaactttgaattatattttaataacatttataatgttttaaaatagacaAAGACAGTAGATATTGctacagttttaattttataacttttagcTTGAAAATtcactaattatattatatatatgaaaaacagaCTCTaccattcattatattaagtacGTTAAATGTAATTTCGTAATTATTTAGTTGAAAAGGTAATTTGTTATGATTgtcaagttttatttatacttcaaTGTAGATCAATAGCCGCACGCTTTATTCTATACAATCGTAGCCTGTTCGGATACGACATGCGTGCGACTACGTAACGATTCTCAGACAATATCGTGACAAGAGTTCCCGTTGCCGGTTCGTGTCGTCTTGGTAGGCTGAGGTCGTCCGGACATACCTTCCGTATATAACGGTGGACAGTACATTACctaaaacaaaatagtatatttaataatacagcTCTAAAAAACTTGGTCTCGGTCCCAggttaaaacttatataccTCCTATTAACTAAGTTTATTCAAGATATAAAACTCCAAATGAGAAATACTTGTTAACACAGATTCAGCTTTCCAATTCACTTCAAACCAACCAAACAAACAGTTCGATGTTAATGACGTAAACATAAGGCTTTGTCGTTTAGTCAATAAATCAGCGTGTCGTTCATtactgaatgttttatttattgttgttctgttttaattaattacgagtaAGATTAAAGATCCTACTTTTATGCTTTATCCTGTGTAATGAATAtacaatggaaataaaaatattaaaatattagcataaagtaaatttaaatctgatgacctttaaattactttactcaaaagttataataaattttgaaagcgCTGAAGGCTATTAATGTAAAACGATTTGTATGTAAGTAAGCTTATTGAAATGCCACAGACTAATAAAACTCGTTTCAAAATATGTAAGCTAAAATAACTCTGCGtactattatttaactaaGACTATGGTAAATTACAGTTTGGGCacgatacatttttaatttgagcTATTAAATTGCTTATGGACAAATCAAATAGTGTCTCTATGTAATATTGGTTTTGTACGTTTTTGATAAGAAAaagaatatcaatataaaataaatatcaatatattagtCAAGATCCATTTGCAGTAATTGCGATAACGGGGAGACAAGATGCGAGTGTCGATTATCATTTAGTGTATTCAAAAGAATACCAGATGTAAGTAAAAGAATATTAGGTATAGGTACTACTTTTTTGCTTAAAAGCTAAGTCCTTTAATCAGTTTGAAATAGGGTTCCGCATATTTAAGATGgatttttttctgaaatagattttaaaaactaaaaactaaatttatgaaaaaaagtgAAGCCCTAAAAGTGagttattctaaataatcCGTTTGCAATATTTCATCTAATGGACTTTAGCtttgaagttaaaaataatacctcATAAATAACATCCCATTgttctagtttattttttaaaactctgCTAATATTAACTTTGTATACAAATACACTTCAAAGAAAGGCAggctgtaattatatttagaaaagtgCTGTCGAAAATTGTTCATTGTGttgattttcaaaaatattttacgcaATTTCTTTAACTATCAATTACACTCGAGAACGCGAgttgttttacttttacttttaaatttttgtttgtacttATAACAGTAACAGTTATTAGTATAACATCAATAAATCCTTCAAgtgaaatctttataaaaatattttcattaaatattgagattagtaaagaaaaacattttgaaaattgtaTGTGAGAGCAGAGCTCACACTCCTTTGTTATAAACTGACAAGTCCgagtatattcaaattaatttacgtatactatatgaaataagcttcaaaagattttcttgaaaatagcgaaataaatgtaagaatgatttattatgacaCTGTAAGGGAGAGAGCGTTATTAATTGTGTAGTATCTTTGCTTTGTGTATTAGGAACATGTGTCGGGAGACTGAAGTGATCCTGGTCTTTCATTTTCAAAGTCTAGTATTTCATGTGAGCAGGCTTAAAGAGCACAAGGCTCTGACTGATGATGTAAAGCCCAAAGAAAGACAAAATGATTGCTCTCAAGaccttaaataatatgagaacacatataaagaaaatttatttgtataaaaaaaattaaaattataagtacaaCTTTTGCAATATtacattatgtaatttttaaattactatcagtgaaagagatttttaatgaaactattgAATTGcttaacaaaatgaaataaaatttggttatgcaaacatttcattaaatatttcagttataaCAATATTCCTAAAATCTGTGAACATActccaataaaataattttaacccaAAACcttaacagataataaaagtttaattttctataatttaatataattctgcTAACCTTCCTGAATGCGACCCTGAAGTTCTCGGACAGAAAAGCGTAGAGTACAGGATTGACGCAACTGTTCATGTAGGCGACCACGTGGGAGACGATCTGTGCTGTCACCGTGAAGTAGGTTATGTTGTACTTGTCTAAAGCCTTCATCAAAAGTATtatctgaaacaaaaattctctttgaaattaataaaatggaattttGATCAAGAAAACAAAAGCTACCAAAATACTTGTTacaggaaatattatttttatggacaCACCTTGTTTTGTTGATAAATACTTTAAGCGAAATGTGTTTccattaaagtataaattcaataaaaaatattaaatattaagtattaatcaaggaatacataaaataaaaacaatgaaatgagaataaaagaataatttacgATACGATTTGAGCTAAAACGCCCTTGTCCTAGTCGCTTCACCAATTTAGCAAACGTGTTCTTACTCGAGTGGGGAATTAAGATTTGAGTGTCATTTTGCGGAGGAGCTATcgtttagttataaaaaaatgtgtaagaataaatgttttgtgtaATAGTTagaaaataacacaaaattgaAATGTTGGAAAGAaccaattattaaaatacattttaagggTTCAAtgtacacatttttattacatttttaacacTCTTTGCAAAAGCGcttaattcaataattcataaaaaatttgttataggTTCTTAAAATGCTAAAGAaagttaatcaaaattttatttgaattgtgAGAGCTGTTTGCCATTTAGCTAGGGCAAGACGCGTGCCATTTATCTcagatttcattaaaatgttcaacTCAAAGttatcatttcatttattcgttttatgatttctaataagaaatttaattaaatctcattTATCAATCGAAAGTATGTTCAAGACCGATTTAattcgttataaaattattattacatttgtaataaaaccgctattaaatctttaattgttaaacaatggaaagaaaattaatatttacctgTATTGGGCACCAGCAAACAGCGAATACTACAACGACTACTACAACCATTCTTGTTACTTTCTTCCTGCCTCTTCTACTCTCAGCGGACACTCGTCCTCCAGGAGCACTCTTCCACAGCCTGGACAGCATGCAGATATAAAGCACACTAATAAGCGTTAATGGTATCACGTATGAAGATAAAAAGAAGGACATCTGAAAGCCCAACTTGCTATAACCCTGTTCTTCAAGAAACACGCATGACGAGtgatttctatgaaaatatgaatattctcTTTCACCGTGGCATATTCCAACTGGTATTGCCGTAGTAAGGATCACAACCCATATGCAACTTATTGCTAATAAAGCATTCTTCTCTGTTCTTATAGACATTGATGCTATTGGATGGACTACTGCCATAAATCTGTCTAAAGACATAAGTACCAGTGTATACACCGATGCATGAGCAGTGACCACAATGAAATATTGGACTACTTTACACCACCAATCTCCGAAAGGCCATCTGGGCATGACATAATCTGTAGCAGTAAATGgaacacaaaatataacgaaaagTAAGTCAGCTGCAGCCAAGTTGATGATTAATAGGTTTGTGGTAGATCTCATTCCAGGGTTCGCAGCAACAACAACTACCACTAAGGCATTTCCAACTAATCCTACGATTCCAATGAAACCAAAGAAAATTGGAACAACTTTGGACACGATATTTTCAAGCATTTCCCCATTTTCGAATTCCGTTGTATA encodes:
- the LOC116775467 gene encoding allatostatin-A receptor: MESTEDEFYSICLNLTSEKIASLGGCNYTTEFENGEMLENIVSKVVPIFFGFIGIVGLVGNALVVVVVAANPGMRSTTNLLIINLAAADLLFVIFCVPFTATDYVMPRWPFGDWWCKVVQYFIVVTAHASVYTLVLMSLDRFMAVVHPIASMSIRTEKNALLAISCIWVVILTTAIPVGICHGEREYSYFHRNHSSCVFLEEQGYSKLGFQMSFFLSSYVIPLTLISVLYICMLSRLWKSAPGGRVSAESRRGRKKVTRMVVVVVVVFAVCWCPIQIILLMKALDKYNITYFTVTAQIVSHVVAYMNSCVNPVLYAFLSENFRVAFRKVMYCPPLYTEGMSGRPQPTKTTRTGNGNSCHDIV